From Sceloporus undulatus isolate JIND9_A2432 ecotype Alabama chromosome 6, SceUnd_v1.1, whole genome shotgun sequence, one genomic window encodes:
- the LOC121932939 gene encoding chromodomain-helicase-DNA-binding protein 2-like, whose product MKKSSGSQSKTENLNDDKRPKLQGTSQNTPQYTVEGFTDAELRRFVKSYVKFAVPLERLEFVARDAQLVDKSLADLKHLGELLHNSCASAIQEYEKQLKDNPPEDKGPGKPKGAFIKIGGVK is encoded by the exons ATGAAGAAATCATCCGGCTCACAGAGCAAAACAGAGAACTTGAACGATGATAAGAGGCCAAAGCTCCAAGGGACATCCCAGAACACCCCGCAGTACACAGTGGAAGGATTCACAGATGCCGAACTCAGGAG GTTTGTTAAATCCTATGTGAAGTTTGCAGTTCCCTTGGAGCG TCTTGAGTTTGTTGCCCGAGATGCGCAGCTGGTAGATAAGTCTCTGGCTGATCTGAAACATTTGGGGGAGCTTCTTCACAACAGTTGTGCCTCAGCCATACAGGAATATGAAAAACAGTTGAAAGACAACCCACCAGAAG ACAAAGGACCAGGAAAGCCAAAAGGTGCCTTTATTAAGATCGGTGGTGTAAAGTGA
- the LOC121934034 gene encoding chromodomain-helicase-DNA-binding protein 2-like: protein CKAISQYKEEMEMLQQTIPSDPEERAKFCLTCQPKAANFDVEWGLEDDSHLLLGTYKHGYENWELIKSDPELKLTNKILPAETDKKPQGKQLQDRVHYLLYLVQKEEGGKTECAREKRGQCAKKPLEKPRVLDQVLCFRKKL from the exons TGCAAAGCCATTAGCCAATATAAAGAAGAGATGGAGATGCTACAGCAGACAATTCCTAGTGACCCAGAGGAGAGAGCCAA GTTTTGTCTGACCTGCCAACccaaagcagccaattttgatGTCGAATGGGGCCTGGAGGACGACTCACATTTACTTCTGGGAACTTACAAGCATGGCTATGAGAATTGGGAGCTCATCAAATCTGACCCAGAGCTCAAACTGACCAACAAG ATCTTGCCAGCTGAGACAGACAAAAAGCCACAAGGGAAGCAGCTCCAAGATCGGGTGCATTACCTGCTGTATTTGgtccaaaaagaagaaggaggaaaaacagaGTGTGCAAGAGAAAAAAGAGGTCAGTGTGCCAAAAAGCCACTGGAAAAGCCAAGGGTGCTGGACCAGGTCTTGTGCTTtcgaaagaaattgtag